Genomic window (Streptomyces liliiviolaceus):
GCCGCTCCGCGCGGAGGTAGAAGTGGCCACCGGGCAGAAAGCCCAGATCAAAGGCAGCGCTGGTGTGCGTCTTCCAGTCCTCGATGCGCAGGGTGTCCGCCTCGTCGGTGCCGGCGAAGGCCGTGATCGGGCGGTCGAGCGGCTCACCGGGGAGGTGGTCGTACGTTTCGAACACTTCGATGTCCGCCCGGTAGTGGGCGAGCACGATCCGCAGGAGCGCGGGGTTCGCCCGGACCGGCTCCGGCAAGGCACCGAACCGGTGCTCCAGCGCGGGCAGCAGCTCCGCGTCGGAGAGCTGGTGCAGCGGTGCTGCGCCGTGTACGAGGGGAGGTGGCGGGGACGAGGACAGGAACAGCCGCTCGGGCTGCTCCCGGCCGCGCTCGCGCAGCGCACGGGTCACCTCGTAGGCGACCAGGCCCCCGAGGCTGTGCCCGAAGAAGGCGAACGGCTCCTCGAAGACCACCTCGTCCAGCAGTGCGTCGACCAGCGGCCCCATCCTGGTGAAGGCGGGTTCGGCCCGGCGGGAGGCCCGGCCGGGCAGTTGCACCGCCCATACCTGGACGTCCGGCAGGTCGTCGGACCAGCGGACGTACTCGCCGGGCGAACCGCCGGCGTGGGTGAAGCAGTACAGCGACGAGGCGGCTTCCGGGCGACGCTCGCGACGCACCAGCCAGGTACCTGCCGGCGCCGTGCGCGGCGCATCCGCCCCGGTTCGATTGTTGTCCACCATGACGACTCCTCAGGAGAGGGCGGGCCGCGGACTGTCATGACCGCCCGCCGACCGGTCCACGAGTGCGGCGAACTCGGTGACCGTCTCGGCCTCGTACAGCCCAAGGACATCGACTTCCACACCGAAGATCTCGCGGGCACGGGACAGGAACTGGACGGCGATGAGCGAGTCGCCGCCGAGGGAGAAGAAGCTGTCCTCGGCGTCGACGTCCGGCAGGCCGAGGATCTCCGCGAAGAGCCGGGCTACCCGGCCGACGGTGTCCTGCTGCTCCGCCCCGGGTTGGGCGCCGTCCTCGGTGGGGGCGGACACGGCGGCGGTCTCCCGTTCGGGAGCCGCCCGCTCGACCGCCTCCCGCTCGACGGCCTCCACCACATGACGCTGCCGCTCGAACGGATACGTCGGCAGGGGGACCCGCAGCCTCCGGGCGCCGTGGACCTCCGACCAGGAGATGGTGACGCCCGCCAGCCACAGTTCTCCCAGCGCGGCGAGCAGCGGGGGCGGTCCTTCGGACACGGTGCCGTGCTCTTCCCCCGTCGGCTCTTCGCCCGTCGGCTCTTCGCCCGGCAGGGCGGTCACGATCAGGTGGTCCTCCGTGCGTCCGGGGTGCCGACGGGCGGCAGACGTCAGGGTCCGGCCCGCGCCGAGCTCCACCAGTACGGCGGAGGCGTCCTTGAGCAACGGGTCGAAGGCGGTGTGCGGTCGGGACTCGCCACGCAGATGCGCGGACCAGAACCCGGGGTCCACCGCGTCGTCCGGGGAGAGCACCCGGGCCGACGTCCCGCAGACGACGGGGACGCGCGGGGCCCGGGGGCCGGCCTCGCGGACCAGTTCCTCGAAGCGGGCCGCGGCATCCGTTCCGTCCGGCGTGTCGCCGCCGGACGGGGCCGACAGCCGGGCCCGGGCCACCACCAGCCGTGTCGCGTCGTCCAGGGAGAACACGCCCGCCACCGCGGCGGCCGTCAGCACTCCCACGCCCGTTCCCAGTACCGAGGCCGGCCGCACACCCCAGGCGGCCAGCGTCCGCGACAGCGCGTACTCCTCGGCGAAGGCGAGCAGGTCCGCCGTGGCCGGGTCGTCGCTCGTCGCGCC
Coding sequences:
- a CDS encoding thioesterase II family protein codes for the protein MVDNNRTGADAPRTAPAGTWLVRRERRPEAASSLYCFTHAGGSPGEYVRWSDDLPDVQVWAVQLPGRASRRAEPAFTRMGPLVDALLDEVVFEEPFAFFGHSLGGLVAYEVTRALRERGREQPERLFLSSSPPPPLVHGAAPLHQLSDAELLPALEHRFGALPEPVRANPALLRIVLAHYRADIEVFETYDHLPGEPLDRPITAFAGTDEADTLRIEDWKTHTSAAFDLGFLPGGHFYLRAERQELLRRVSDAMPGAESRRGQR